A region of the Pempheris klunzingeri isolate RE-2024b chromosome 21, fPemKlu1.hap1, whole genome shotgun sequence genome:
ctactcctcctcttcctcctacccccccactcctcttcctcctcctcttcttcctcctactccccctcctcctcttcctcctccccctactcctcctcttcctctcctgcagtACCTATGGAGTCTCAGCAGGGACAAACTAATTATTCAGACGCTGCAGAGgtgctctgcctctgtctcctaGCAACAGCAACATCCCAGAATCAGGAGCTTCCAGGGACCCAGAGAAGAGGACCAGGACCAAAACTgggaccagaaccaggaccagtaATAGAATCAGACAGATAGGCTTGTAGTGCACTGACTGTGAGGaacccatctgtctgtctgtctgtctgtctctctctctctctctctctctctccgtctgtctgtctgtctctgtcactgtctgtctgtctgtctctctctacctgcccgtctctctctctgcctgtctctctctctgtcggtctgtctgtctcttgctgtctctctgtctgtctctctctgcccgtctctctctctctcggtctctctctctctgtctgtctctctctgcccatctctctctctcgctgtctctctgtctgtctctctctgcccgtctctctctcagcctgtctctctttctctctgcctgtctctctgttgaAGGAGGAGATTCATTTATACTCGacatcactgcagagagagagagagagagagagagagagagagagaggttcatacagacagggagggggagggagagggagggggaggggaggtttaaagaggaggaggaggaaacatcGGAGCAGCAGCacgaggaagacgaggacagagacgaagatgaagatgaggagaaaagaggagaaagatgaaCCGACGGGAGTTCCAACAGTGAGAACAAACACCACGATTTGTTCTTGACCAGTTCtcatctgttctgttctgttggtTCTGCTCTGttggttctgttctgttctgctggttctgttctgctggttctgctctgttggttctgttctgttctgttctgctggttctgttctgctttgttggttctgttctgttctgttggtTCTGCTCTGTTCCACTGGTTCTGTTCTGTTGGTTCTGTACTGTTGTTTCTGTTCTGCTGGTTCTCTTCTGTTGGTTCTGTTCTGCTggttctgctctgttctgttggTTCTATTCTGTTCTGCTGGTTCAGTTCTGCTGGTTCTGTGTGCTCCTATTGATCTGTTTGGGCCAGTATTCTAGAGTATTCTCTAAACAGAGTTAGACCGTTTCGATCCGTGTGTTGTTATTGATCGATGTTGAACTGAAGTGATATATTGATCAGGGACCTGATCATTGTTCATCAATATGGCTCAAAACTGTATTGATCAGAATTGATCAGTGTATGGATCATTGTATGAGTGGATGTTGTCTCTATCACATctgtcccacctgtctgtctctcgtACAGGAAGCTGGTGACTGAGTCCAGGTGCGGTGGCGGTGGGCGGGGCTTAGCCCACTCAGCCACTCTCTGATTGGTGGGAGGTGATGATCGCGACAGGTGGCCTCCTGAGAATCAACGCACGGCGGCAGGACTCACTGAGGTCcaaagcacacaaaacacacacacacaagaggaagACCAAGAGGaagaggtaacacacacacaaataacacacaatgcacataacacacacacacacctgtgtgaacatgctgatgtcacttcctgcccACCAGGCGGAgcgaggtggtggtggtgaaggggAAGTTGAAGCTGTGCTCGGTCTCGGGTCTTGTGGCGGGGCTCGGCATCCTGGTCCTACTGGTGGGCGTGGTCATGGCGGCCCTGGGCTACTGGCCTCGTGACGGACTGTTCTTCAGCACTCGGCCTCAGGAGGGCGCCGCCATGGCCTCAGTGTCCGCCAGCGGCTCCACACCTGCCCATGCTCAGGTGAGACCCGACAGCCCTGTCGGGGGGGCAGTAGAACCTGTTGGGGGGGCAATAGAACCTGCAGTTTGTAACCACATGTTTTTTccagggaggagacagaggggagggcAAGGGGGGATGCGAAGGAAGTTTTAACCGGACAGACGCCGTCAACGAGACGAGCAAACAGCTCCCACGAGGCTTCCTGGTAGACTTCCTGGACAGgtaacccccccaccaccaccaccaccacctgttAAATGTCTCGTCAGGTAtctgtgctctgattggctgttgaaTGTCTCGTCAGGTAtctgtgctctgattggctgttgaaTGTCTCCTCAGGTATCTGTACTCTGATAGGCTGAAGGTCTTTGGTCCGCTCATCATGGGCATCGGGATTTTCCTCTTCATCTGTGCGAACGCTGTCCTGCATGAGAACCGCGATAAGAAGACCAAAGTCATCAACCTGCGGGACATTTACTCCACTGTTATCGACCTCCACAGCCTCCGAAGACCTGGCGCCACCTCCGCCCGCTGCCCCTCCACCAGCCCCCTCAACGGCCTTGTTAACTATGTCCAATCAAAGAGCCTGGAGGCCAAACCACGGGCATGCCCCTCCTCCCTGAGCCGGAGGGAAGGAGACGCAGTGTTCAGTATTTACCCGGAGCAGCCAGACGCCcagcccctctcctcctcccacagacTGTCCCTCCCCCCCAGCTTCAGCCCTCCCCACCTCTCCACCTGGACCTCTGGGCAGAAGGAGGCGCTGACCTCCTTCACCTTACCCTTGCGCCGCCAGcgaccccccaccccccgcaGGAGCCATTCAGCTCGGTTGGCGATGGGCCCGGACAGGGGTGGGGgcactggaggagaggaagagtggaggggggaggggggaggccacagatgggaggaggaggagggggtgtatGCATGTCCATcacctcctctgttctcctctacCCCCTCCCCACCCAGATGCCTCCAGGGTCTCCACCGGGAGGCACCAAGAGGTTCCCAGGCCCcgctgctcctctcctcctcctccctcaccccttCCCATCTGtcgctctcctctctgtctcacctcctctcctccccctcatcCCTACCAGCCCCTCCCACCAGGAGGCGGAGCCTGCCAACCACCAGCAGCACTGCGGGCTACAGCAAAATGATGCACAAGGACGAATCGTTTGAGTCGACCGAGATCATGTCATCACATCATGTGACCTCACAGGGCGGGGCTCAGAGGCCAAGGGAAGTGACATCACACA
Encoded here:
- the LOC139221465 gene encoding LOW QUALITY PROTEIN: transmembrane protein 200C-like (The sequence of the model RefSeq protein was modified relative to this genomic sequence to represent the inferred CDS: substituted 1 base at 1 genomic stop codon) codes for the protein MIATGGLLRINARRQDSLRSKAHKTHTHKRKTKRKRRSEVVVVKGKLKLCSVSGLVAGLGILVLLVGVVMAALGYWPRDGLFFSTRPQEGAAMASVSASGSTPNLLGGQXNLQFVTTCFFQGGDRGEGKGGCEGSFNRTDAVNETSKQLPRGFLVDFLDRYLYSDRLKVFGPLIMGIGIFLFICANAVLHENRDKKTKVINLRDIYSTVIDLHSLRRPGATSARCPSTSPLNGLVNYVQSKSLEAKPRACPSSLSRREGDAVFSIYPEQPDAQPLSSSHRLSLPPSFSPPHLSTWTSGQKEALTSFTLPLRRQRPPTPRRSHSARLAMGPDRGGGTGGEEEWRGEGGGHRWEEEEGVYACPSPPLFSSTPSPPRCLQGLHREAPRGSQAPLLLSSSSLTPSHLSLSSLSHLLSSPSSLPAPPTRRRSLPTTSSTAGYSKMMHKDESFESTEIMSSHHVTSQGGAQRPREVTSHRKYSDQEKLKMISQEGRPIRS